The following DNA comes from Chryseobacterium gallinarum.
AGCATGCTAAAAAAGCCATCCAGGAGAATTTCAACCGTGCTCTTACCACTTACGGACAAAGTGATTTTTTGGATGATATACGGGAAACGATTATTGATGATCAGAGAGTTTTAGCGGTAAAATCAGGGTTTAAGAAAAGGGTTCCGGGCAGGACACTGGGAATTTCAAAAACCGGCTCTATTACTTATATCCAGCCGGACAGTGTTGTTAAACATTATTTTAAGCTCCGGGAAAATGAAGAGGAAGAGAAAAAGGAAATTGACAAGGTCCTCAGGAAGCTCACTGCAGAGCTGGCAGAATTCCAGCCCCAGCTTTGGAGGTATCAGGTCTATATTTTTGATCTTGATCTTACCAGGGCCAAGGCTAAGTTTTCTGAATTGATCAATGGAGTTCTTCCCAAGATCAACCGTCACAAAACCCTGAGATTAAAAGATGCCTTTCACCCACTTCTATGGCTGAGAAACAAAGCTGAAAACAAAACTATTTTCCCACAAAGCCTGACTTTAACGGAACACAACAGGATCATCTGTATCTCCGGACCTAATGCCGGTGGAAAATCAATTACCCTGAAAACGGTAGGACTATTACAGCTGATGATCCAGAGTGGTATTTTAGTACCTGTGCATCCTAAATCCGAGATGTTTTTCTTTGATAAAGTAATGACCGATATTGGTGACAACCAATCTATTGAAAATCATTTATCAACCTATTCATCCAGGCTGAAAAAGATGTCGGGAATTATCCGGGAGGCAGACGCCAATACGCTTTTACTGATTGATGAGTTCGGAACGGGATCTGATCCGGAATTGGGAGGCGCCCTGGCGGAAAGCTTCATGGAATACTTTTATGATAAAAAGAGTTTTGCCATTATTACAACGCATTACACCAATATTAAGCTGGTTGTAGAGCAACTTCCTAATGCCCAGAATGCAGCGATGCTTTTCAATGAAGAAACATTGGAACCAATGTACAAGCTGGAAGTAGGACAGGCAGGAAGCTCGTTTACCTTTGAAGTTGCCGAAAAGAACAGGATCCCAAGATTTATCATCCATTCTGCCAAGAAAAAAGTAGAACATGACATTGTCAATCTTGATAAAACCATTGTAAAACTACAGCAGGAGAAATTTGAAGTTGAAAAACTAAAATCCGATCTTGCCGAAAGAAAGGAGTCTGTGGAAGATAAGCGTGATAACCTTCAAAAGCTTAATGACCAGCTTCAGCAGAAACTTTTCAATTTTCAGAAATTGTATGAAGAGGAACACCGCAAGCTTCAGTTCGGGAACAAAATTGAAGCATTTATTGACAGCTATACCAAAGGGAAGTCAAGAAAAGATGTAGTGAAGGATTTTGTGAAATTGCTGGAACAGGAGAAATTCAGAAAGTTGGGAGCTGATAAAGATGAATCGAAACGCCTGCAGGTTGTGAAGAGAAAGATCACACAGCAGCTGAAAAAGGAGGAAGTGATTGAAAAGATTGCGGAGACCAACGAAAAGCTGGAAGAACAGCGTAAAAGTGACCGTGCCCTATGGATGAAAGTAGGCCAGCGTGTTCGTATTACAGGCAGTACGAGTGTAGGCACTATTGAAAAGATTTCAAGAAACAAAGTCATCGTCAATTACGGAACTTTCAAAACAACCATTGATGCGGATGAGCTTGAGAGAATTTAATCCACTTTAAAAATGAATTGGTACCAATAATGAAGAGAGTTTCTAAGGATGCTCTCTTTCTTTTTGCTCTTTATCTCCTATTTCTTATTTTTATCAAAATTTACGTTTCACAGCTATGGGCAAAAACTTTTCTGTTCTTTGGATTTTTTATAAAAAGCTGATCATTCCAACGATACTTTTTTCTTTTCTGCTCGTTTTTTTATTTTCACTTAACGTTCAGACTTTCGGATTAAGCATTGTTCTGATATTCCCTCTTCTTCATTATTTCATTTACGAGCTAAGACTTAAAAACGAATACCACTTTTACGCTCATTTCGGATTTTCCAGGATATTCCTCTGGGGTATTACTTTATCATTCAGTGTAGCTGTAAAAATTTTAATCGGATTTCTATGAACACACTCCATATTGATAGTGTTACAAAATCCTTTACTGATAAAAAAGTCCTGCAGGATATATACCTGGAGTGCAAAATCGGTAACATTGCCGGCATTTTGGGAAGAAACGGAACCGGAAAATCTACTTTATTAAAAATTATTGCCGGAGTTACCGGCAGCGATTCCCAATATATCAGGTGCAACGGAAAGGTTTTGAAAACCTTATCTGACAGAAAAAACAAAATCGCCTACCTCCCACAATTTTCCTTTTTACCTAAAAATGAAAGGGTAAAGAAACTCATCCATCTTTTCTGTAATAAAGAAAATGCTAATCTTCTTTCTGCATCAGACCTGATCCGGAATTTCCTTGATGAAAAACCCAAAAATCTTTCCGGAGGTGAGCTAAGAGCAGTTGAAGCTTTACTAATCATCCACTCGGAAGCAGATTTTATATTGCTTGACGAGCCCTTTCACAGTCTTTCTCCTAAAATTATTGAAGAATTGAAAAAAATAATACGTCAGCAGACCAATAAAGGCTTTATAATTTCTGATCATCATTACCGGGATGTTCTGGATATTTCAGACAAAATCTATCTTCTTTCAGCCGGCTATCTTAAACAAATACAAGATTTAAAAGAACTGCAGCAGTATAATTATCTTCCCAAAAGCATTTAATTTATATATTTGGAAAATCAAAAGTTTGTAATAATGATTTCAATAAACAAAGCATTCTGTCTATCTGCTTTCAGTCTTTTTTCTTTAGCATTCGTTAAAGGCCAGAATAAAGTTCCTTTCGGAGTGGTAAAGGCTGAGGAAGGATATGCCAATGTCCGTGTACATAAAGACAACTACAGGAAGATTGTTGACAAGATCCGTATGCGTAAAGGTGATGTTTTTGTTTATGTAAAGCCGGCTCCCGGAGAAACAGAGTGGATATGGATTAAATATCCTGAAAAGCAGGATGAGGATAAACCATTTGTACGGTATGAAACATTAGACAAAGAAGGAATGGTGAATAAAGAGCGTATTGCCTTTGTGGATCAGCTCCCCCAATACACCCCTTCCAAATCGAAAAACGGAAGATCCCTTATTTTCACAGACAATTCCGACCCTAAAATCCCTATTTCCCAAAGAAGTAAGGTAGTTATCGACATTTATCCTTCCAATGCCGGTTACCGCAAAAAAGAAAAGGATGCGGAGGGAAAACTTCTCACCATTGATAAGGTAAAGCCCTGGGGAATCGGCAATGATATCCCGGAAGGTATGACTGAAATCAAGTCTATCAGAGTTCAGCAACCGGGACGGGGTTCTGTTTTTGTGAGGGAAGCGATTAAAAATATGTTCCAGCCTACCATGGATTTTGAAAATGTAGGCGTAACGGCTCTGGACAATGACAATATTTTTCTTTATATGATTAATGGCTCCGGGGAAAACAGATACACCAGTCTTTGGACGATCAAGAAAGGAAGAGTGATCAGTCAGATTATTTATCACAGTCCGGAATAATTTCAGTATTTTTGTCCCGAAAAAGCTTTACCGCTTATTCATCAAAGAAATGGGTTCTGCCTAACCGCAGATTAATAGGGAACCGTGTGAAAATCACGGACTGTCGCGCAACTGTAAGTAACTAAGGTCTTTATCAAGAGATCCACTATGCGAGGCATGGGAAGGGGATAAAAGATGTTACAAGTCAGGAGACCTGCCTATTTCTGTAAACAAGAAACTTTCGCGATCTGAAGTTGATTGATCTGATGGATTTTTTCAGGAATATATCTGTTCCTGTTATTATTCTGTTGTTTTAATCCGATTTCATTTCGCCTTAATTAATAATGAAATATGACAACAGAAGAAAGAATTGAAGCATCAGAGACCAGAATCTTCAAGGCAGTTTTCCCCAACACAACCAATCATTATGATACCCTTTTCGGAGGTACGGCTATGCAGCTGATGGATGAAGTGGCTTTTATCACCGCTACCCGTTTTGCCAGAAAAAGAGTGGTTACCGTAAGCAGCGATAAAATCGATTTTAAAAAGCCTATTCCTGCAGGAACGATTGTAGAACTGATCGGTAAGGTAACTCACGTTGGAAAAACAAGTATGAAAGTAAATGTTGAAATCTTTACGGAACAGATGTATTCTTACGAAAGAGAAAAAGCAATTGTAGGGGATTTTACTTTTGTTGCTATTGACGAATTCAAGAAACCAATTCAAATACTATAATAATCCAGAGAGACTCGGGCGGCCAAAGGCCGCCCGAGTCTTCATCATCTTATAATAGATAAGTCCTATTTCAGTACTTTTTCTGTTTCCAGACTTTTGCTTAACAGCAATTCAAAAGCCTCTCCCATTTCATCCGAAGCCCTGGTGATTGCATTTTCAAGCATATTCCTGATTTGTCTTTCGGTAACACCTGCTTCCGTCCAGCTTTTACCTGAAGTATGGGAATTCAGAATAAAGGGCATGATCCTGTCAATAGAACAGGCAAAAATAGCATCCGGGGTTTTCTCTTCTTCAAATTCCAGCCACAAGTTAAAAAACTCCGTTCGTAGCGGTTCGTCCAGAATTCCGAAGATTTTCCGGGCAGATATTTTTTCTCTTTCAAACTTTCCTGCCATTGCTTTTTCATCAAACAGAAAAGTATCTCCTGCTTCTATTTCTACCAGATCATGAATAGAAAGCATTCTTATCACCCTTAATAAGTCAATGTCTGCACGGTTTTTTGCAAACGGATACAGTATCTGGGCCAGGATGATGATCTGCCAGGAATGTTCTGCTGTATTTTCTCTCCGGGAATCATCCGCATTGTAATTTCTTCGCTGTACATTTTTCAAAGCATCTACTGCCAGGATAAAATCGATTTCTTTCTGAATCTTCATCTTTCTTTTTATTTTCTGTTATATTGATCTGCCGGATATACCTTTGTTCTGGTCATCCATTTATTATTGATCTTTTCTTTGACTGTTACCTTTATCTGATCTTCATGAGTCTTCCTTTTCAAAGACTGCATCCACCCATTATTAGCGATTACGGCATATTCTGTAGTAAAAATCCTGTAACAACCCGAATTTTCCCGGTGGCAAACATGAATTCTATTTTATGTAATGCTTCCTGACAAAAATACGAATACCGCTACCGATTTCAAAATATGTTCCTCACCTCTATTGGAATTCACCTTTTTGAATTTTATATACTATTCTTATTTTCAAAAATCCACAACTAGCCTGCTCCATTTCCACATTATTTTATCTTTTTCGAGCATTCGGTCATTAATCCATAATTTAAACTAAAATTATTTTCCTGATTATCAGAATATTACATTTTTATTTTGAAAAAATACACTACTTTGTATTGCATAATACCATTTTATTTACATATCTTTGTAATGTAGAATCAGAATAAGCTCGTCTAGCTAGGAGCTACTCTGAAAATATAACTAATTAACAAACTTATCAAAGATGAATACTGAAAATACCAAAGCGCAAATGCGAAAAGGAATTCTGGAATTCTGTATTTTAAGTCTCATCAACCATCGCGAAATGTATGTTTCCGACCTTATCGATGAACTGAAAAAAGGAAAACTGGATGTAGTGGAAGGTACCCTCTACCCCCTTCTCACAAGACTTAAAAATGGAGAATTTCTCTCTTACCGATGGGAAGAATCCACTGGAGGACCACCCAGAAAATATTACCAGATCACAGAAAAAGGAAAACTCTTTCTGGATGAACTTCTCAATACATGGAATGAACTGACTGCCTCAGTCAACCAAATCACTCAACAAAATTAAAAAAAGCTATGAACAAGACACTCTCAATAGGACTCGCAGGTTTTTCTTTTACAATAGAAGAACACGCATATATAAAGCTCAGCGATTACCTGAACGCTCTGAGAAGCTCATTGGACGCTTCCGAAGCAGATGAGGTAATGCATGACATAGAAATCAGAATGGTGGAAATTTTCAGAGATTCTCTGGGAAAACGTGAAGTAATCAACGATACCGACGTAGAAAAAGTGATCGCACAGATCGGAAGTCCTGAAAAGATCGAAGAACAGGAAGAAGCCTATTTTTCTGAAAAAGCAACAAGTAAAAATAATAATGCAGATAGCGCCTATTCAGGTAAAAAGCAACTGTTCCGTGATCCGGAAAAACAAAAAATCGCCGGTGTTTGCGCAGGATTAGCCCAGTATATTGGTATGGATATTACTGCTATGAGAATTATCTGGGTAGTTGTTTTCCTTATCATGATCCCGGCCGCCGGAAGTGCTTTGGTCATTTTACTGCTCTATCTTATCCTGTGGCTTGTACTGCCAAAAGCACAAACCGCATCTGATTTCCTGAAAATGCAGGGAAAGCCTATGAACTTCGACAATCTTAAGAATGAGTCTAATAAATTGGTGCAGTTTGCCAATGAATCTACTCAGAGGGTCGGAGAAATATATAACGAAAACAAACCTTACATCAGCAATGCCGGAAGCGGAATCTGGAATGTATTCAAATATATCATCGGTGCATTCTCAGTATTGATGGCAGTAGGAAGTATCATCGGAGTATTTGTATTATTTGCCCTTTTCGGGATGGATACCGATTTTCCTGGAGCCAATCAGATCAGATTCTATATGGATGATAACGGTCTGGATAAAGTACTGGCTGCTATCATGATTATAGGAAGTTTAATTCCTGCTATCCTTTTCAGCCTATTAAGCATTAAGATATTTTCTCCAAAAACAAAACTGAGAAATCTTGGTTGGTTAGTTGGCGGGTTATTCCTTCTTCTGATCGGACTGGGAACTTATTTCGGAATCAGTATGGCCAAGAAAAACCTGATTTATAAAGGCAACAAAGAGGATATTGAAAATGTAGCCATCAACACTACTTCAGACACTGTATATGTAGACGTGAAACAGGTAAGCATCCCACAAAGTTTTAAAGCTTACGATAATGACATCTATTCTGATAAAAAATCAGTGTATGAAGAAGATTATATTTCTGTGGATGTAACAAGAAAAGCTGATATCAAAACCCCTTATCTGATCATCAGGAAAGAAGGAAACGGCTACAACTATCCAATTCAGCTGAATGTACCGGTAGAAATCGTAAACAACAAGGTATTGCTTCCTAACTATTTTAAATATCCTTATGAGCAAAGATTCAGAGATTACAGGGTAGATTATGAACTTGTAGTTCCTCAAAAAGCGGTGGTAATTCCGTTAAAGAAAAATGGGATTCATTTCAATGGGGATTTAAATGGAGATGGCATCGATGATGAAGATCAGAACGAAGAGGAAAACCATAACGGTATCAGGATCGAAAAAAATAAAATTACCGTAAACGGCTCCAGCATAGAATACGACTCTAATGACAGAGACAGTATTATTATCAATGGTAAAAAAGTTCCTAATAATAAGGCTAAGAAAGTAATTGATTCTGTAGCATCCGACATCAAGAAAATCAATAAAGATGTGGACATCAAAATCAAGGACGGAAAAAACGAAATTTCCATACAGACTAAATAATTAACTTCAGAGAGTGGCAGAAGGTGTGAATGGAAAGCAACCGTTTGAAATTCACACTCTTCTTCTCTCAGAAACTGAAAGAAATCATACTATTTAATTCTCTATGTGAAAAAATTGTTTTAATTTCGTACTGTTAAAAATTTAATAACCAATCAACAAAAAACACCATTATTATGATACAGTTTGCACTAGAATTCGTAATGAAAATCGTAGATTTAATTAACGGTTTGTTTTAAGAGCAATAATATTTCAATATATTTGTAAAGTATAACCAATATTTGGTTATACTTTTTTGTTTTTAACCCCTGAAATTTATGAAAAAGCTGATAGGCAAACTGATGTTAAAATTATTAGGCTGGAAAGTCGTTCTCCAGGGCGATGTCAACAACCTGAACAGATGTATTCTCGTGGTAGCACCTCATACCCATAATATGGAATACATTCTGGGTAACTTTGCTTATTGGTCACTACAAAAACCCTTGAAAATCATCATTAAAGATGCCCATACCAAAGCATGGTACGGTGGAATTGTAAAAGGACTTGGCGGTATCGGCATCGACAGAAGCCAGAAAAATGACCTTGTGAACTTTGTTGCTCATCAATTCGCTAAAGAAGACTTCAGCCTTGTTATCACTCCTGAAGGGACAAGAAGCTGGGTTCCGAAGTGGAGAAAAGGTTTTTATCATATGGCGCTGGCGGCAAAAGTTCCTATTGTACTGGCAGCAGGAGACTTTAAAAGAAAAATCGT
Coding sequences within:
- a CDS encoding endonuclease MutS2, with product MYIDKEDLDELEFPQLLAEISPFAYSPKTRDKILQLRPMEIDEAELSLKKTSEYLSSFESSNAIPFDEYEDIESELKLMLIENYRLENNAFIKIKAITEQIGRLQKFFPTMPETFPTLMEEVSVLEFRKEIIDKVDKVFNRFGEVKNEASPALKGLRTEIQHAKKAIQENFNRALTTYGQSDFLDDIRETIIDDQRVLAVKSGFKKRVPGRTLGISKTGSITYIQPDSVVKHYFKLRENEEEEKKEIDKVLRKLTAELAEFQPQLWRYQVYIFDLDLTRAKAKFSELINGVLPKINRHKTLRLKDAFHPLLWLRNKAENKTIFPQSLTLTEHNRIICISGPNAGGKSITLKTVGLLQLMIQSGILVPVHPKSEMFFFDKVMTDIGDNQSIENHLSTYSSRLKKMSGIIREADANTLLLIDEFGTGSDPELGGALAESFMEYFYDKKSFAIITTHYTNIKLVVEQLPNAQNAAMLFNEETLEPMYKLEVGQAGSSFTFEVAEKNRIPRFIIHSAKKKVEHDIVNLDKTIVKLQQEKFEVEKLKSDLAERKESVEDKRDNLQKLNDQLQQKLFNFQKLYEEEHRKLQFGNKIEAFIDSYTKGKSRKDVVKDFVKLLEQEKFRKLGADKDESKRLQVVKRKITQQLKKEEVIEKIAETNEKLEEQRKSDRALWMKVGQRVRITGSTSVGTIEKISRNKVIVNYGTFKTTIDADELERI
- a CDS encoding ATP-binding cassette domain-containing protein gives rise to the protein MNTLHIDSVTKSFTDKKVLQDIYLECKIGNIAGILGRNGTGKSTLLKIIAGVTGSDSQYIRCNGKVLKTLSDRKNKIAYLPQFSFLPKNERVKKLIHLFCNKENANLLSASDLIRNFLDEKPKNLSGGELRAVEALLIIHSEADFILLDEPFHSLSPKIIEELKKIIRQQTNKGFIISDHHYRDVLDISDKIYLLSAGYLKQIQDLKELQQYNYLPKSI
- a CDS encoding acyl-CoA thioesterase, which codes for MTTEERIEASETRIFKAVFPNTTNHYDTLFGGTAMQLMDEVAFITATRFARKRVVTVSSDKIDFKKPIPAGTIVELIGKVTHVGKTSMKVNVEIFTEQMYSYEREKAIVGDFTFVAIDEFKKPIQIL
- a CDS encoding HD domain-containing protein → MKIQKEIDFILAVDALKNVQRRNYNADDSRRENTAEHSWQIIILAQILYPFAKNRADIDLLRVIRMLSIHDLVEIEAGDTFLFDEKAMAGKFEREKISARKIFGILDEPLRTEFFNLWLEFEEEKTPDAIFACSIDRIMPFILNSHTSGKSWTEAGVTERQIRNMLENAITRASDEMGEAFELLLSKSLETEKVLK
- a CDS encoding PadR family transcriptional regulator — its product is MNTENTKAQMRKGILEFCILSLINHREMYVSDLIDELKKGKLDVVEGTLYPLLTRLKNGEFLSYRWEESTGGPPRKYYQITEKGKLFLDELLNTWNELTASVNQITQQN
- a CDS encoding PspC domain-containing protein; translated protein: MNKTLSIGLAGFSFTIEEHAYIKLSDYLNALRSSLDASEADEVMHDIEIRMVEIFRDSLGKREVINDTDVEKVIAQIGSPEKIEEQEEAYFSEKATSKNNNADSAYSGKKQLFRDPEKQKIAGVCAGLAQYIGMDITAMRIIWVVVFLIMIPAAGSALVILLLYLILWLVLPKAQTASDFLKMQGKPMNFDNLKNESNKLVQFANESTQRVGEIYNENKPYISNAGSGIWNVFKYIIGAFSVLMAVGSIIGVFVLFALFGMDTDFPGANQIRFYMDDNGLDKVLAAIMIIGSLIPAILFSLLSIKIFSPKTKLRNLGWLVGGLFLLLIGLGTYFGISMAKKNLIYKGNKEDIENVAINTTSDTVYVDVKQVSIPQSFKAYDNDIYSDKKSVYEEDYISVDVTRKADIKTPYLIIRKEGNGYNYPIQLNVPVEIVNNKVLLPNYFKYPYEQRFRDYRVDYELVVPQKAVVIPLKKNGIHFNGDLNGDGIDDEDQNEEENHNGIRIEKNKITVNGSSIEYDSNDRDSIIINGKKVPNNKAKKVIDSVASDIKKINKDVDIKIKDGKNEISIQTK
- a CDS encoding 1-acyl-sn-glycerol-3-phosphate acyltransferase produces the protein MKKLIGKLMLKLLGWKVVLQGDVNNLNRCILVVAPHTHNMEYILGNFAYWSLQKPLKIIIKDAHTKAWYGGIVKGLGGIGIDRSQKNDLVNFVAHQFAKEDFSLVITPEGTRSWVPKWRKGFYHMALAAKVPIVLAAGDFKRKIVYLGYTIPYERIASVPFAEIMQEIQDYYIKNDIVPKVPANWNPNITGTGE